The Cellulomonas flavigena DSM 20109 DNA segment AGGCGTTCTACGCGCGCGAGGGCTTCGCGGTCGTGGGGGTCAAGCACTTCCAGGTCGGCTCGCGGCTCGAGGACGACTACGTGCTCGAGCGTCCCCTCTGACGTCGACGACGTGTCAGGCCGGGTCCAGCGCGACCCACCGCACGCCGTGCGACGGCACGTCGAGGACGAGCACGCCGTCGAGGCCGCCACGGGTGGCGCGCGGCGTCGCGAGGGCCGACCCGGACCACAGGTCCCGCACGGCCCACGTGCCCGGGGCCGCCGCGTCACCGACCACGGAGGACAGCGCGACCTCGAGGGTGCGCGTGCCGCTGCCCGTCCAGAACACCGCGACGTAGCGCCTCGGGTCGTCGACCGCGCGGGCGGACCACACCACGACCTCGCCGTCACCCACCGGCTCGCGCAGCAGCTCCCGCCCGTCGGTCGACGTCCGCAGCACGTGCCCCACCGCGGGCGTCGTCAGCAGCGCGATCGTCGCGGCGTCGGACGTCGGCAGGTCACCGCCCATCATGAGCGGTGAGCGCGCCATGACCCACAGCGTGAGCAGGGTGCGCTGCTCGTCGGGCGTCAGGCGGGACGCCCGGTCCTCGCCGCGCTCGGCGCGGATGCCGATGCGGCCCAGCGGCAGCATGTCGGCGTCCGCCCAGCCGCCGGGCTGCTGGAACGGCGCCCACCGTGCGAGCCGCGCGAAGTTCGCGTGCACGTCCTCCCAGCGGTCCCACAGGTCGTCGCACACGCGCCACATCTGCGCGTGGGCCTGCAGGACGGGCAGGTGCGCGGTGGACAGCCCGGTGCCCGGCGACAGGGACAGCACCATCTCGCGCCCCGACCGCTCGATCGCGCGCGACCACGCCGCGATGTCGGCCGCGTGGAAGGGCGCGAGCACGTCGTCGACCTTGACGTAGTCCACGCCCCACGAGGCGAGCTGGGCGACCAGGCCGTCGAGCCACCCCTGGGCGGCGGGGTGCGCGTGGTCCAGGCCGTACATGTGACCGTTCCAGGCGCACGTCGACGACGTGTCAGCGATGTCGGCGGTCGTCACGACCTCGCCGTCGGGTCCGACCGCGACCGGGAGGCGTGCGGCGACGGCACGGCGCGGGATCCCGCGCAGGACGTGCACCCCGAAGCGCAGCCCGAGCGCGTGCACCTGGTCGGCGAGCGCGGTGAAGCCGCGGCCGTCGACCGCGGACGGGAACCGGCCGGGCGCGGGCTGCGGGTAGCCGCGGTCGTCGAGGACGAGCGCGGCGTCCTGCGTGTAGCCGTGCGGGCGCGCATCGGGGTCGGACCAGTCGATGTCGACGACGACGGTGTCCCAGCCGTGCGGCAGCAGGTACCGGGCCATGAAGCGGGCGTTCGCGAGCACCTCGGACTCCGTGACCGTGGTCCCGTAGCAGTCCCAGCTGTTCCAGCCCATGGGCGGTGTCGGTGCAGACGTCATCGTCCACCTCCTGCTCAGCGAGCCGCGCGGAGCGGCCGTCGTCGTCGACCGGCCGGGCCGGACACACGTCGGGCCCGGTCGACGACCGGGCCCGGGGTGCAGCGCGCGCCGCCGTGCGGCGCGCCGCTCACTTCTTGTTGCGGCGCTGGTGACGCGTCTTGCGCAGCAGCTTGCGGTGCTTCTTCTTCGCCATGCGCTTGCGACGCTTCTTGATGACGGAGCCCATAGCGGTCCTCACTCGTGTCCGGTCGCGACCGAGCTGGCCGCGAGATGGTGGTCGATCGACGCGCGCCGCGCATCGGGCCCACCCGACTCACCCACGCACGCAGAAGTCCGAGCGCCCACCTTACGCGATCGTGCCCCGCGACCGCGAACGCCCGGGTGGCGGCGGGTGCGGGCTCAGGACGTCCGGCGGCTCTCGCCGTAGCCCTCGGGCTCGACCGTGGCCGACGACCGCAGGTACGCGTCGAGCGCGTCCTGCGGCACCCGGAACGACCGCCCGACACGCACGGCCGGCAGCTCGCCGGCGTGCACGAGCCGGTACACGGTCATGCGCGACACCCGCATGAGGTCCGCGACCTCGACAACCGTGAGGAACCGCACGCGACGCTGCGGCCCGCCCTGTCCCTCGCTCATGCGCACCGGCCCTCCGACGCACCGGTGGCGCCGGCGACGCGCACCCGACGTGCCGGGTGTGCGCTCACAGTAGTGGCGCGTGTGACAGGTGGGGAAGTCGGGACACCCGCACGGCCCACACCCGGCCGCACGGCCGACGGCGGGTCGGGCACCCGTCAGTCCAGGTCCGGGTCGAGCCCCAACGACGGGAACACCGCCGCCCGTGTCGCGCGGATCGCCCGGTCCACGTCGTCCGCGGGGTCGTAACCGCTCGACCACGGCTTGTACGTCGCCGGTGCGCCGTCGCCCATCACCGGCACGGCGTCGCGCCCGTAGCGCTGCCGCACGACCTCCAGCCAGACCTGCGGCACCCGCGTCGCCGGGTCCACCGGCCGGTGCGCCGCGACGCCGATGAGGTGCGTCCACGTCCGCGGCACGACGTCGAGGATCGCGTACCCGCCCCCGCCGAGCGCGACCCACCGCCCGTCGCACACCTCGTGCGCGAGCTCGTGCAGCAGGTGGGCGGCGACGACCTGCGCGTCGACCGACACCCGCAGGGTCGCGAGCGGGTCCATGCGGTGCGTGTCGCAGCCGTGCTGCGTGACCAGCACGTCGGGCGCGAACTCGCGGACCACGGCGGGCACCACCGCCTCGATCGCCCGCAGCCAGCCCGCGTCGCCGGTGCGCGACGGCAGCGCGACGTTGACCGCCGTGCCGTCGGCGCCCGGGCCGCCCGTCTCCGTGGGGTAGCCCGTGCCGGGGAACAGCGCGTGCCCCGTCTCGTGCACCGACACCGTGAGGACGCGCGGATCGTCCCAGAACAGGTCCTGCACGCCGTCGCCGTGGTGCGCGTCGACGTCGACGTACGCGATGCGGCGCGCCCCGGCGGCGAGCAGCTGCCGGATCGCCACCCCGGCGTCGTTGTAGACGCAGAAGCCGGACGCCGCCCCCCGCTGCGCGTGGTGCAGGCCTCCCCCGACGTTCACCGCGTGCTCCGCGGCGCCCTCCCAGACGGCCATGGCCGCGTCGACCGTGCCGGCCACCACGCGGGCCGCGGCCTCGTGCATCTGCGGGAACAGCGGGTCGTCGCGCGTGCCCAGGCCGCGCACGAGGTCCGGCTCGCCGCGCTCGGCGGCGGCGTGCACGGCCGCGACGTACTCCGGCTCGTGCACCGTCGTCAGCAGCTCGTCCGACGCGGGCTCGGCCCCCACCACCTCGACGCGCGCGCTCTCGAGGAGCCCCAGCTGGGCCGCGAGCGCGATCGTCAGGTCGATCCGGTCGGACGTCATGGGGTGGCCGAACCCGAAGTCGTACCCGAGCAGCTCGGTGGACCACACGATGCGCAGCGCGGCCGCGTCGCGGACCGACGCGGAGGCGGACGCGTCGGCGGCTGTCATGAGGTCACCGTCCCACCGCCGCGCCGCACGTGTCGACCCGACGTGCCGCGGCGACGCGCGCCGCCCCACCGCGCCGCGTCCGCCCCGACACCACTTCCGGTGCGTGAGCAGGCCACGACGCGTGCCAGAGTGTGCCTGACAGCACGAGCAGCGGGAGGTCGGATGGCAGCGGGGCCCGGCCTGCTGTGGCGCGCGCGCGAGTACGTCGACCGGTCCGCGCGCCAGTCCCCCGCCCGGCTCGCCCTCGGGGTCTTCGCCCTCGTCATCGCGATCATCACGGCTCTGCTCTCGGCGCCCTGGGCGACGGCGCACGGGGGGCGCGCGCCGTTCGTCGACGCGCTGTTCACCGCGACGTCCGCGACCACGGTCACCGGCCTGGTCGTCGTGCCCACCGGGGAGTACTGGTCGTGGTGGGGGCTGCTCGTCATCCTCGTGGCCATCAAGATCGGCGGCCTCGGCGTCATGACGCTCGCGTCCCTCCTCGGCATGGCCGTGTCCCGGCGCATCGGGCTGACGCAGCGCCTGCTGGTCTCCTCGGAGACGAAGGTCACGCGCCTCGGCGAGGTCGGGTCGCTCGTGCGCACGGTCATCGTCACGTCCACGGCGCTCGAGGTCGCCATCGCGATCGTGCTGTTCCCGCGGCTGCTGGTGCACGGGGAGCCCGTGGGCACGGCCGCGTGGCACGCGACGTTCTACGCGATCTCCGCGTTCAACAACGCGGGCTTCGTCCCCACGCCGCGGGGGCTGGACCCCTTCGTGTCGGACTGGTGGATGCTGCTGCCGATCATCGTCGGCGTCTTCATCGGGTCGCTCGGGTTCCCGGTGATCCTCGACGTCGCGCACCACCTGCGCGCGCCGCGGCGCTGGAAGCTGCACTCGAAGCTCACGATCGCCACGAGCGTCGGGCTCGTGGTCTTCGGTTCGGTCGTGGTCGCGGCGTTCGAGTGGACCAACCCCGGCACGTTCCGCCCGCTCGACCCCGGCGGCACCGCGCTCGCGTCGCTGTTCGCCGGGGTGATGCCCCGCTCCGGCGGGTTCTCCACGGTCGACGTCGGCGAGATGCACGAGGGCACGTGGCTGCTGCTCGACGCCCTGATGTTCGTCGGCGGCGGGTCGGCGTCCACCGCGGGCGGCATCAAGGTGACGACGCTGGCCGTCATGCTGCTCGCGATCGTCGCCGAGGGCCGCGGCGACCGTGACGTCGAGGCGTTCGGCCGGCGCATCCCGCGCGAGACGCTGCAGCTCGCGATCGCCGTCGGGTTCATCTCGGCGACCATCGTGCTCGTCGCGTCGCTGCTGCTGCTGGCGATGACGGGGCTGACGCTCGACCGCATCCTGTTCGAGGTGATCTCGGCGTTCGCGACGTGCGGGCTGTCCACCGGCATCACCGCGGAGCTGCCGGCCCCGGCGAAGTACGTGCTCGTCGTGCTCATGTTCATCGGCCGGACCGGCACCATGACGCTTGCCGCCGCCCTCGCGCTGCGCAACCGTCGACGTGTCATCCGCTACCCGGAGGAGAGGCCCATCATTGGCTGACAGCAGGCGCACGGACGCCGACGCAGGGCGCGGCGCCCCGCGCAACCCGACGAAGGACCAGGGCGTCCTGGTCATCGGGCTGGGGCGGTTCGGGTCGTCGATCGCGGCGACCCTCGACCGCCTCGGCCAGGACGTGCTCGCCGTCGAGCGCAACCCCGACCTCGTCGCGCAGTGGACCGGCCGCATCCCGCTCGTCGAGGCCGACGCGGTCAACCCCGACGCGCTCGAGCAGCTGGGGGCCCGCGAGTTCCCCGTGGCCGTCGTCGGCGTCGGGTCGTACCTCGAGGCGTCGGTGCTCATCACGGGCAACCTCGTCGACATCGGCGTGCCGCAGATCTGGGCCAAGGCCATCAGCTCGGAGCACGCGCGCATCCTGCAGCGGATCGGCGCGCACCACGTGGTCCTGCCCGAGGCGGACGCGGGCTCGCGCGTCGCCCACCTGGTCAGCGGCAAGATGCTCGACTACATCGAGGTCGAGGACGGGTTCACGGTCGTCAAGATGCGGCCGCCGAAGGAGACGCAGGGCTTCACGCTCGCGCAGTCCAAGGTGCGCGAGCGGTACGGGGTGACGATCATCGGCGTGAAGTCCCCCGGCATCGACTTCCAGTACGCGACACCGGAGACCAGGATCTCGGCGAACGACCTCATCATCGTCGGCGGCCACGCCGACCTGCTGGAG contains these protein-coding regions:
- a CDS encoding glycoside hydrolase family 27 protein, with the protein product MTSAPTPPMGWNSWDCYGTTVTESEVLANARFMARYLLPHGWDTVVVDIDWSDPDARPHGYTQDAALVLDDRGYPQPAPGRFPSAVDGRGFTALADQVHALGLRFGVHVLRGIPRRAVAARLPVAVGPDGEVVTTADIADTSSTCAWNGHMYGLDHAHPAAQGWLDGLVAQLASWGVDYVKVDDVLAPFHAADIAAWSRAIERSGREMVLSLSPGTGLSTAHLPVLQAHAQMWRVCDDLWDRWEDVHANFARLARWAPFQQPGGWADADMLPLGRIGIRAERGEDRASRLTPDEQRTLLTLWVMARSPLMMGGDLPTSDAATIALLTTPAVGHVLRTSTDGRELLREPVGDGEVVVWSARAVDDPRRYVAVFWTGSGTRTLEVALSSVVGDAAAPGTWAVRDLWSGSALATPRATRGGLDGVLVLDVPSHGVRWVALDPA
- a CDS encoding helix-turn-helix domain-containing protein, which gives rise to MSEGQGGPQRRVRFLTVVEVADLMRVSRMTVYRLVHAGELPAVRVGRSFRVPQDALDAYLRSSATVEPEGYGESRRTS
- a CDS encoding acetoin utilization protein AcuC, which gives rise to MTAADASASASVRDAAALRIVWSTELLGYDFGFGHPMTSDRIDLTIALAAQLGLLESARVEVVGAEPASDELLTTVHEPEYVAAVHAAAERGEPDLVRGLGTRDDPLFPQMHEAAARVVAGTVDAAMAVWEGAAEHAVNVGGGLHHAQRGAASGFCVYNDAGVAIRQLLAAGARRIAYVDVDAHHGDGVQDLFWDDPRVLTVSVHETGHALFPGTGYPTETGGPGADGTAVNVALPSRTGDAGWLRAIEAVVPAVVREFAPDVLVTQHGCDTHRMDPLATLRVSVDAQVVAAHLLHELAHEVCDGRWVALGGGGYAILDVVPRTWTHLIGVAAHRPVDPATRVPQVWLEVVRQRYGRDAVPVMGDGAPATYKPWSSGYDPADDVDRAIRATRAAVFPSLGLDPDLD
- a CDS encoding 30S ribosomal protein bS22, with the translated sequence MGSVIKKRRKRMAKKKHRKLLRKTRHQRRNKK
- a CDS encoding TrkH family potassium uptake protein — encoded protein: MAAGPGLLWRAREYVDRSARQSPARLALGVFALVIAIITALLSAPWATAHGGRAPFVDALFTATSATTVTGLVVVPTGEYWSWWGLLVILVAIKIGGLGVMTLASLLGMAVSRRIGLTQRLLVSSETKVTRLGEVGSLVRTVIVTSTALEVAIAIVLFPRLLVHGEPVGTAAWHATFYAISAFNNAGFVPTPRGLDPFVSDWWMLLPIIVGVFIGSLGFPVILDVAHHLRAPRRWKLHSKLTIATSVGLVVFGSVVVAAFEWTNPGTFRPLDPGGTALASLFAGVMPRSGGFSTVDVGEMHEGTWLLLDALMFVGGGSASTAGGIKVTTLAVMLLAIVAEGRGDRDVEAFGRRIPRETLQLAIAVGFISATIVLVASLLLLAMTGLTLDRILFEVISAFATCGLSTGITAELPAPAKYVLVVLMFIGRTGTMTLAAALALRNRRRVIRYPEERPIIG
- a CDS encoding potassium channel family protein, which gives rise to MADSRRTDADAGRGAPRNPTKDQGVLVIGLGRFGSSIAATLDRLGQDVLAVERNPDLVAQWTGRIPLVEADAVNPDALEQLGAREFPVAVVGVGSYLEASVLITGNLVDIGVPQIWAKAISSEHARILQRIGAHHVVLPEADAGSRVAHLVSGKMLDYIEVEDGFTVVKMRPPKETQGFTLAQSKVRERYGVTIIGVKSPGIDFQYATPETRISANDLIIVGGHADLLERFASRP